From Patescibacteria group bacterium:
CCGGCCCGAACTGCCGCCTTAAAGGGAGGGAGGTAAAATTCGCGCAAGGTTTTTTCACTAGCTTTTGTTGTACCCTGATCAATTTTGAAATTTTTATTGCTTGAACTTCCCCATTGCATTCCTCCGGCGCCAACGTAATGCTTGGCTGTGGCAACCATTTCAACTTTATCTGTTGCGGCACCCTGAAGTCCTTGTACATATGCCGATCCTAAGTCCGCATTGATCTCAAGGTCGTCTGAAAAAGCTTCATAGGTCCTCCCCCAGCGAATATCTTCCGGCGCGTCAAGATTCGGCGAAAAAACCCAAAAAATCCCAGTCGCTCTCACCTCCTCTGCTGTCGCTTCAGCGACCTTCTTCACTAACTCTCTGTCATGAGCCGCACCCAAACCAATCGCATGAGGAAAAATGGTGGCACCGGGGACATTCCCGTGCCCATGAATCGCATCTACGCCATACAGCACGGGAATACCAAGTCTCGATGAACGAGAAGCTTCTCCGTACCCCGTTACCATATCAAGCCAACCTTGGGGAGTATTATTCGCGGGCTTGCCTCCCGCACCGCTCAATATTCCGCCCAATCCATAGAGGGGGACATCTTTTATGTCATGAACACTGTTTTTCTCAACCAACGCCATCTGTCCAATCTTCTCATCCAGAGTCATTTGCGAGAGCAGATTGATGACCCTTTTCTCAACTGAAAGACGTGAATCTTTGTAACCAGGATCAATAGCGGCTCGGAATATCTTTTGTTCTTGGCTCAAAAAAACAGATACAGCGCCCAGAGCAAGTACGAGAATGATGAAAATGCCTGCTCTTTTATTCATAAATATATAGTATCATAAAACTCACCCCCTTCGGTGATTTTTAGTTTTTATATAAAAGGAAGAGGAAGTCAGGTACCCTTTTTCCTTTCCCGAGGAAAATATTAAGTCTCCTACCGATTTTAATAGACAAAAAGTCAGGGCGGGTATACTATTTAAACAGATTGCCTTTGTGACGTTTTTTGCAGGAAGTAATATCTTAATTATGGTCGATACGCTAAACACAGATCCCGGGAATCTCCTTGATAGTGGAGCGGGTGAATTTTTGAGAGTATTATCAATTTAAATAATTAATATGGAGCAAGAAAACAATAAATCAAAAAAGGTATTATACGCAGTCATCGGCGTCGTGGTCATTCTTCTTGTCGGGTGGTTTTTCACAAGGGGGTCAGGTGGGTTGGGAACATCCATACCATCTATACCGGGAGTGGATATAGATAGGAATATTGATGGTTCCGCTACGTATTCAAATGAAGACGGTACGGTAACAATCGGAGCTAACAGCCTGCCGGACAATTGGCCAAATGATGCTCCGAAATACCCTAACGCAAGTATTCAGTATTCCGGATCATCTAATCCGCAAACCGGAGAAGCCGGAGCGATGGTAATGTTTACGACACCGGATAAACAGCAGACAGTCGTTGACTTTTACAAAAGAGAACTTGCTTCAGAGGGGTGGAAGATAGAACAGACGCTGGTAATGGGGACAGTCACCATGCTTGTCGCCCAAAAAGATGAGCGAACTTTCGGTGTCCAAATCGCCACTGACGAAGGAAGCGGGCAAGTGAGCGTTACGGTGAGTGTTGCAATACCCGGATCAAATTAAGCTATTTTCTATTTACAGAACAAAAAACCGCCGACCAAATGTCGGCGGTTTTTTGTTCTGTGGTTGGCGGCAAGACAAGGATTTCAAGAAAAACGTAAGACTATTACAAGGGGTTGACAAAGCGAGCAAGCTGAAGTAATGTTCCAAAAGAAGTACGGTCTGTGCGGTCCTTTCAAAATCAACACCTAACAGGGGAAAAAGCCCGCGGAGGCAAAACTATGCACTAGTGGGGTCGTCTGTCGGCAGTTGTTGTATAATACAAAGTAATTTCAACTATTTCTCATTTGGAGGTGTTCCCATGAAATTTTTTCTCTCTGCTGTTTTCAGCATGTTGCTTGCCACATTCGCCTTCCTGCCCAGTGTCTCCCTCGCGGGAAACTGGTACGTGGGCGGCGGAGTAGGTCAAAGCAAAAGTGCTTTCGACGTAAGCGGTGTCCAGGAAATGTTGCAATCCTACCCTGGGTTTAGCACTTCGTTCGTTATGGACGAAACCGCAACCGGCAAAAAAGTGTTCGGCGGGTACCGTATAAACCGCTATGTCGCGGTTGAGGGCCAGTATGCTGATTTTGGGAAATTCACATCGTCGTTTTCCGCTTCAAAGGGCTCGCAAAAAGCCCTTTCAACGGGAGAATGGAGCGCGACAGGTCTCGGTGTTTCCATGATGGGCATTCTGCCGATTGGTAGCAAGGTTTCATTATTCGGCAAGGTCGGCATGCTTCGTTGGAACGCAACAACAAGCTACGCTTACGTTGACAACATAAGTCCCGAAAGTTTCAGCGGGTCCGATGACGCAACCGGCACAAGTTCAATGTTAGGTGTCGGCATTAATGTCAAAGTGGCAAAGAAGCTCAGTCTGCGTTTTGAACACGAACGCGTCAACGATGTCGGCGACGAGTACGTGACGGGAAAAACCGATATCAGCCTCACGACTGCCAATCTCGTCTTTAACTTCTGACCGAAACTCGGTTACTTGCAAGTTCCTTTTACCCCCCTACCATGCACTGGTAAGGGGGTTTCTTTTTGAATAGATACTTCCCTATCTTCTTTTCATCCTAAAAAATATAAATTTTCTTGAGCCAATGAGCATAAAAACATTGTTTTTATTGACTCTTTTATCTTTATCCTATAAGATGTTACGGTAGTTCTTTTTCAACACTCTGTATAAAGGGAAATAATGGAGATTATGACAAACTGCAACCGAGAGCTTAATGTGTCAGGAATGCATTGCCCCTTTCCTATTCTTAAAACCAAAAAGGAGATCGAAAAACTCGAGAGCGGTCAAGTTCTGAAAATCATCGCGACTGATCGCGAATTGGTCAATAATAGCAAAATCTTCTGCAGGCAGACCCGCAACAAACTTCTCAAGTCCGACGACAACGACGGTACCTATGTCGTTTACATCCAAAAAACCTAAACTACAGACCTTTCATTACACCAAAGAACCCCGATCGGGGTTCTTTTTTTGCGAACGTTCGAATAGTATGAGGTTTTGGACAAAGTAAGACACTCTGAGAGATATCCTTTGATATATTGCCCGGGATTTGATATATTTTGAAAGGAGGTTTGCTGTGTGTTTTATTAATAATACATTTATTTTTATGGACGAAAATACTCAAAATCCGTCTCCGGTAAGCGGAGGACAACAAGCACCACAGGGACAAAAGAAAGGACAAAACACTATGATGGCTATCGTGGCTTATATCCTCTTCTTTATTCCCCTTTTAACCGATGCGAAAAATGATCCTTTTGTGAAATATCACGTCAAGCAAGGTTTCGTATTATTTATCGCCTATATCATCGTGATGGTTGTTTCGCGAATGCTCTATGGTTTTGGCTTCGGCTTCGGCTTTATTGGTCTTTCGTCGTTGTTGAACGTCGCGCTGTTGGTATTGCTTGTCATGGGTATCATGCACGCGATCAACGGCGAGCAGAAACCGCTTCCCCTTATCGGACAATTCGCTGACAAAATTAAGTTTCTGTAAGTGAGAGTCTAGTCAAAACTCTCTCTGAAAAAGAGCCCCCGAATGAACGGGCTCTTTTTTTGTTTGAACAAGACTCTCTATCTCTCCTTGCTCTTCTTGGACCTTCTGCTTACTTCCACTGAATCCTCTATCCACAAGGCAAGTAGGTCTTTGTTCTCCATAATCTCCTCCGGCACACTAAAGTATGGCATCTCAATCGGTTCTCTGTTTTTGTGACCGGCATAGATGAAAGGATGGCTCTCGTACTTTCTAAATTTTTCTTTGAGCGCTTCGTCTCCTTTAAAATAAAGTTCACTTTCCGAGGTGATGATGGCAAAGATAAAGCCGCTCTTATATATACCAAACCCGCCAAACATCCCCTTGGAGGAAATGTCAGGCACGCCCCGAAAAACATCATATATAATATAGTCGTGGAACTCTTTCCCTTGCGCGCTCATGGTTAATATCAGTATACAGGACACCATATAATTAACCTATCACCAGAGGCAACGATGGTTTTCCCCTGAATATCTGTTGACAATTTTAGCATACTATGCTTAGATAGAGAGTATCAAAGCAGATCTGTAAGAGGAGCGGAGTCGGGTTTTATCTACAGTCCACTGTATTTGAAAATTTATCCAAGTAGTTTCTCTTATAGTCATGCAAACAGGAACAATCACACGTTTGACTGATCGAGGATTCGGTTTCATCGCACGAGAAGGTGCGGAGAAAGATCTTTTCTTCCACTCAAATGAGTTGCAGAACGTTCAGTTCAACGATCTTCGTGAAGGCGATAAGGTAACATTCGAGGTAGCTGAGGGCCAAAAGGGTCCCAACGCCGTGAACGTTAACCGAGTCTAATCGAAAAGAAAAAACACCCCCAGAAATGGGGGTGTTTTTTCTTTTCGTATTACTTCGCCGTTTCTTGCCGTTTAGCCTTGGTGCGATCCGCGTCAGTAAGATATTTTTTTCTCAGTCGCACACTTTTCGGCGTAACTTCAAGATATTCGTCTCCGGACATGTTCTCGAGCCCCGACTCAATGGTAAGTTCTTGCGGAGGTATGAGCATGATATTTTCATCAGAACCGGAAGCGCGCATGTTGGTGAGCTGTTTTCCTTTTATCGGGTTCACCATCATCTCTTCGCCCTTTGAAGTATTCCCGATCACCATCCCCTCATAAACCTCGGTGTTGGCGTTGATATAAAGCACTCCTCTTTCCTGCAAATTAAAAAGTGAAAAACCAAGAGCTTTCCCGCGCGTCATGGAAACCATGGAGCCCGTGGCACGCTTGGGTATCTCTCCCGCGTATGGCTTAAACCCGATAACTCGGCTCGCAAGGATTCCCTCACCTTTTGTATCAATAACAAATTGCCCGCGATATCCCAAGAGTCCGCGCGTCGGTATTTCAAGAACAAGGCGAATGGTATTTTCATGCTGGACCATGCCGCGAATGAGTCCCTTTCGTTTGCCAAGCTTTTCAATCACCGCACCTTGATACTCGCTCGGCACGTCAATCGTAACCTCTTCATACGGCTCCAGCTTCACTCCTCCTTCCTCCTTGATGATGATGCGCGGTTGTGAAACCTGCATCTCATAGCCCTCTCGGCGCATATTTTCAAGCAAGACCGCAACGTGGAGCTCTCCTCTTCCGGACACATTAAAACTGTTACCCTGGCCGAAATCAACATGGAGTCCCACATTGACCTCAAGCTCGCGTTCAAGCCGTTCGCGGATCTGTCGCCCCGTCACAAATTTTCCCTCTCGCCCGGCGAAAGGAGAATCATTCACCAAGAAATCCAGGGTGATCGTCGGCTCGTCCACCTTGATCGCAGGCAGAGGTTGTGCGCTTTCGTCCGTGGTAATGGTTTCTCCGATAAAGATGTCCGGAAGTCCCGCAATCATGACAATATCGCCAGCCGGCGCTTCGGTAACCTCATTGCGAGAAACTCCCTTAAAGGTGAAAATTTTTGTGATCTTCCCGCTGCGAGTTTCTCCGGTTGGTTTTTTTATAAACACCGCGTCGCCTGCGTGTACCACGCCGTCATACACGCGCGCTACCGCGAGGCGTCCGAGAAAATTGTCATATCCGAGATTAAAAACCTGCGTACGAAGCGGTGCGTCGATCAGAGCTTGCGCAGGCGGCACTTCTTCAAGAATGGTATCAAGAAGCGGAGTAAGATCTGTTGACTCATCTTCCAAAGCTTTCTTCGCAACCCCCTCACGGCCGATCGCGTACACGGTAGTGAAGTCAAGCTGTTCGTCGCTTGCGCCAAGTTCCATAAACAATTCCAACACCTGCTCTTCCGCAAGCTTCGGATTCGCCGCCGGTTTGTCGATCTTGTTGATAACAACGATCGGTTTCAATCCAAGCTCCAGTGACTTTTTGAGCACAAAACGGGTTTGCGGCATGGGACCTTCCTGCGCATCCACAATGAGAAGCACTGAATCAATGGATCGGAGCACGCGTTCAACCTCCGAACCAAAGTCTGCGTGGCCGGGGGTATCTACGATATTGATCTTGGTGCCCGCGTAGTTTATAGAGGTATTTTTAGCATATATGGTAATGCCACGCTCTTTTTCAAGCGTATTGGTATCCATGCTCATTCCGGGAAGAAACTCCCCTGTTTGGCGCATAATAGCATCAGTAATGGTCGTTTTCCCGTGGTCAACGTGGGCGATAATTGCAATATTTCTAATTTCCATGTTTTCTTGATTACTTTGAGCTACGAAACTCGCTTTCGATGAATTTTCCCTCAATTTCAGGCGAGATGAAGGTAAAAATTATGAGCCATATACGGCGTATATGGTGAGTAATTTTTAACAAGTCGCAGCCGAAATTGAGGGAAAAGGCGCGGAATTGGAGTTTCGTAACTCAAAGTGACTAAAAAAGAGCCCGAAAAAATGGCTCTCACAGCTACAAGAATACACGAAATGTGCGACAAACACAACCTCCCTTGATCTTGTGGATTTTGCATGAAGGAGGAGCGCGATTTTCTTAACCGGTACCTATAGAGAATCTTCTTTCGAGAAGAGGACCTCGTCCGCGACAGCATCAAGGCTCTTTATGCAATTCCCTTCAATCATATCAATATACGTGCTGTTTTTCTTTATCTGCTCACTGGCGTTCGCGACATTCATTCCACCAGACCCCGTCCGAATGGCCTTGTTCAATTCATCGTTCTCTTTGTGCAAACGCGCCAATAGTTCGTTCATCACATAATCAGATATGAGCGCCGTCCTCTTGGATATTGGGACATTCTCATTGAGTTTCTCGCTGTTTTGCAACTCCGGCACCGGCTCGCCTTTGTATGCTTTCGCCATATCCAACACTAATTTCTCAAGGAGATATGCTCTTGTATTTCGGTCCACGAGAGGTCTCTTTTCTCGCTCGTTTTTATTTTCATTACTTTGAGGTTTGAATTGTTCCGGGTTTTGCATAAAAATTAATATGCTTTTTATTATGTCTAGCGAGGAGCGGGATGAAAACCGGAACCGCGAAGCGGTGGAGATTTTCATTCCATCCGAGCGACGACATAACAAAGGGTTTAATACCCTTTATATGCTATTAAACGAAGTAGTCGCCTCAAGCGTCTCTCTCGGCGTAGATGTTCCGGGACTGTTGTTTTC
This genomic window contains:
- a CDS encoding cold shock domain-containing protein, whose translation is MQTGTITRLTDRGFGFIAREGAEKDLFFHSNELQNVQFNDLREGDKVTFEVAEGQKGPNAVNVNRV
- a CDS encoding TfoX/Sxy family protein — translated: MVSCILILTMSAQGKEFHDYIIYDVFRGVPDISSKGMFGGFGIYKSGFIFAIITSESELYFKGDEALKEKFRKYESHPFIYAGHKNREPIEMPYFSVPEEIMENKDLLALWIEDSVEVSRRSKKSKER
- a CDS encoding DUF4870 domain-containing protein; amino-acid sequence: MDENTQNPSPVSGGQQAPQGQKKGQNTMMAIVAYILFFIPLLTDAKNDPFVKYHVKQGFVLFIAYIIVMVVSRMLYGFGFGFGFIGLSSLLNVALLVLLVMGIMHAINGEQKPLPLIGQFADKIKFL
- the typA gene encoding translational GTPase TypA; its protein translation is MEIRNIAIIAHVDHGKTTITDAIMRQTGEFLPGMSMDTNTLEKERGITIYAKNTSINYAGTKINIVDTPGHADFGSEVERVLRSIDSVLLIVDAQEGPMPQTRFVLKKSLELGLKPIVVINKIDKPAANPKLAEEQVLELFMELGASDEQLDFTTVYAIGREGVAKKALEDESTDLTPLLDTILEEVPPAQALIDAPLRTQVFNLGYDNFLGRLAVARVYDGVVHAGDAVFIKKPTGETRSGKITKIFTFKGVSRNEVTEAPAGDIVMIAGLPDIFIGETITTDESAQPLPAIKVDEPTITLDFLVNDSPFAGREGKFVTGRQIRERLERELEVNVGLHVDFGQGNSFNVSGRGELHVAVLLENMRREGYEMQVSQPRIIIKEEGGVKLEPYEEVTIDVPSEYQGAVIEKLGKRKGLIRGMVQHENTIRLVLEIPTRGLLGYRGQFVIDTKGEGILASRVIGFKPYAGEIPKRATGSMVSMTRGKALGFSLFNLQERGVLYINANTEVYEGMVIGNTSKGEEMMVNPIKGKQLTNMRASGSDENIMLIPPQELTIESGLENMSGDEYLEVTPKSVRLRKKYLTDADRTKAKRQETAK
- a CDS encoding outer membrane beta-barrel protein; its protein translation is MKFFLSAVFSMLLATFAFLPSVSLAGNWYVGGGVGQSKSAFDVSGVQEMLQSYPGFSTSFVMDETATGKKVFGGYRINRYVAVEGQYADFGKFTSSFSASKGSQKALSTGEWSATGLGVSMMGILPIGSKVSLFGKVGMLRWNATTSYAYVDNISPESFSGSDDATGTSSMLGVGINVKVAKKLSLRFEHERVNDVGDEYVTGKTDISLTTANLVFNF